The following coding sequences are from one Delphinus delphis chromosome 17, mDelDel1.2, whole genome shotgun sequence window:
- the AARD gene encoding alanine and arginine-rich domain-containing protein yields MSLGDSSRRREGTSRGPHGILVGAGLRPSTLPPSRGFTGGGESVAGPEEAPAASPLLEDLRRRLASAFQRAAPRGVSRRSREEAAAEAAREERSRARVESALAGLRAELLEMHFQNCQLARTLLDLNMKMQQLKKYELEIASELQSSEDNVVNME; encoded by the exons ATGTCCTTGGGGGACTCCAGCCGCCGCAGAGAGGGAACTTCCCGGGGGCCCCACGGCATCCTAGTTGGCGCCGGGCTCAGGCCCTCAACCCTGCCTCCCTCACGAGGCTTTACCGGAGGCGGTGAGAGCGTGGCCGGCCCGGAGGAGGCCCCAGCCGCCAGCCCGCTGCTAGAAGACCTCAGGCGGCGACTGGCGAGTGCCTTCCAGCGGGCGGCGCCGCGCGGCGTCTCGAGGCGCTCgcgggaggaggcggcggcggaggcggcgcGGGAGGAGCGGAGCCGGGCGCGCGTCGAGAGCGCCCTGGCCGGGCTGCGCGCCGAGCTG cTGGAAATGCATTTCCAGAATTGCCAGCTGGCCAGAACTCTGCTGGATTTAAACATGAAAATGCAGCAACTGAAAAAGTATGAACTGGAAATTGCATCAGAATTGCAAAGCTCGGAAGATAATGTCGTGAATATGGAATGA